The genome window ATCCGGCGGGCCAGCTGGATGTCTTTGGGCATGATGGTGACCCTCTTGGCGTGGATGGCGCACAGGTTGGTGTCCTCGAACAACCCCACCAGATAAGCCTCGCTGGCCTCCTGCAGGGCCATGACGGCCGAACTCTGGAAACGCAGATCGGTCTTGAAGTCCTGGGCGATCTCCCTCACCAGGCGCTGGAAGGGAAGCTTACGGATCAGCAGCTCGGTGGATTTCTGATAGCGGCGGATCTCACGGAGAGCGACTGTTCCTGGCCGGTAACGATGCGGCTTCTTCACTCCACCAGTGGCGggagcgctcttcctggcggcCTTTGTGGCCAGCTGCTTGCGGGGAGCTTTCCCTCCGGTGGATTTACGAGCGGTCTGCTTTGTTCTTGCCATGGCTCCGTATAGACGTGTCGTGCACAGATGTGATAAGAGGAGCGGCGGGAGCAGGGTATTTATGCTCCGGTGCGCGTCCTC of Ranitomeya imitator isolate aRanImi1 unplaced genomic scaffold, aRanImi1.pri SCAFFOLD_325, whole genome shotgun sequence contains these proteins:
- the LOC138653670 gene encoding histone H3, with translation MARTKQTARKSTGGKAPRKQLATKAARKSAPATGGVKKPHRYRPGTVALREIRRYQKSTELLIRKLPFQRLVREIAQDFKTDLRFQSSAVMALQEASEAYLVGLFEDTNLCAIHAKRVTIMPKDIQLARRIRGERA